The Pristis pectinata isolate sPriPec2 chromosome 12, sPriPec2.1.pri, whole genome shotgun sequence DNA window tggtatttgacatttccatcctggggaaaagactctgaccatctaccctatctatgcctcccataattttatattcttctctgtcaggttgcccctcagccttcagtgctccagagaaaacggtccaagtttgtccaacctctccttatagctaacacactctaatccaggcaacatcctggtgaatctgttctgcaccctctccacagcctccacatcttcctgtaatgtgacagctagaacggcacacaatactccaaatgtggctaaaccaaagttttatgtggCTGCAACATGAGTTGCCAATTTCTATAGACAATGCTGACTGATGATGGTAAGTATTGCCTTCTTTAATACCCAATCCCCttgtattgccattttcaggaagcgTTGcgcttgtaccccaaggtccctttgtacctcaatgctcctaagggtcctgctatttactgcatACCTTCCTCTTTCAtatgacctctcaaaatgcaacatttcacatttgtctgggttaaactcccaaatttccaactgatctgtatcctgctgtattctttgacaaccttccttgcttgAAGTGCAAGGATCCAGGGATCATTGCTCTTCAATAGACCAGGAACTTCATGctgagtttgaggtcttgatctttaaatactGTTTTATCCCAGTCAGATAAAaatgtgctggtgcactgaagatgGTGCAATGCACCATTGATGTCTGGATTTACTGAGACATAGATCCTGAGTTATGGGAGGTGGCCCACACTTTCCAGAAACTCTTTGTGGCGCTTTATTGTCAGAGCACAGTGTTGTACAGAGGGGCCAGATTGgctagaggacctttgttttgtggataTCAGGTCTAAGGCTCCTGAAGTAGAGGCTGTCAATCCTTGCGTCTGCTTCATTGAATGAATCGATTGTGACTTGGAGCTGGTCTTTGAGTATATGCAAATGAATTCTGCACACTGCATCTGATGTTGGCTGGTCTTGGATCTGAAGTGGAGATATGTGGGTTGAATTGTTTGTTATTGGTCCTGTTAATAGGCTCTACTGCAGGGGGAAGCTTATTGAGTTCAGTATTGCGACAAGAAAGATGGGATCCCAGGCATGGGCATAGGGAGAGGTGGGAGACAGTGGCTATCTGGAGTAACTGCTTTTGCCTTGCGGGGATGTGAGCGGGAGCATGGTAGACACACCCAGAGACTTGAGAGGATGTAAGGATCTGAGAAAGGATGGGATGAGGTCAGAAGTTGGAGGAACATTCAAATTAAGAGATGGAAATCTGAGGGTGAAAGGCATCAGGAGAGTAAGGTGTACATTATTTTGGTCCCCTCAGTGCCATGTAGGCGAAGTTCCAGAGGACTCCTTTAAGGAAGGAGCATGAACTTTATGCTTACCCGGTGAGTTATACCTGACCTAACAGTAGCCAGTGTTCCAGTCTCCATCATAACAGCCCTGTCTCTCAGTGTGGATTGTACTCCCTGTTGTACAGGACTGCTGTGTAAACCTGATTTGTGTTGTTATATTGTAGAGGAACAGCGTGCAAGAATGGAGAGTACAACATTTGGTTCACCATGTGAGTCTTCGTCTGTGGATCAATTCAGCACAAGTATTCAAACCCCAGTTCATACCAACACAGTGGTAAAAACAGTGAGTGTCAAACACTGAAATCTCAATGCAAGTTAGCAGCCTCCTTATGCAGTTCTGACATAACTACAACTTGCGCAAGGAACGAACGTTCACAGGTCTTGTTGTCAATGCGATTGGCCTGCAGCTTCTGGCCAGTGCTCCTCTCGCTCTTGAATGAAGCCCATGTTGTGAGACGTCATCCATTTCATTATCTGCATTTCCCTGCTCCTGTGCATTAATGCCTGGTAGCTCCCTGCAATAACATTCCTGAAAAGGGAACATTTTGGATAGGAATTTGTAAATCCCACTGCTGCCAAAACTTGTTGTGGCTTTCGTGAACTTGATGTCCCATAGCGCTTTACAGCTGTTTAGTGTCTTTTGATATTTGGACACCGTAGgaaacagcaagcttccacaaaaacaatgaaaataaccaaataatctgttgATAATTGAACCAACAAACTGCAGATCTATAAATCTGAGACAAAACTAGAGAATGTTGGAAGCATTAAACAGGTCAAGCAGCCTGAGTGAGGAGagaaacattcaatgtttcaggtcgaagacccttcaccagatgaAAAGTTgacagtgtttctctctccactggttcAATCTGTGGGTACATTGAGGAAGGGATAAGTGTTGGCCCCACAAGTCACTGGGGAGAACACCCTGCTCTAAAATAATTCCATTGGATCTTTTAGGATAGGGTCAATATCTCATCCAAACTATGGCCTCTCTGATGTTGCACCAGTACTGCTTCTGTGACAGTGAGGCACTCCTTCAGAACTGTCCATCAAGACTGTTGCTCTGAATGTCCTTGTGCAACAGTACTTCCCCCAACAGTGCATTGCACCTTTGGTAGTGGCCCTCAGACAGTGCAGACTTTCCTCAGTGCTGCAGTGGAGTGGATTTTGCATTCAATTTTCTGTAGTGGGATAGCAACCTTCTCACTTGGAGCTGAGAGTCCACTACTGATGCATGACTGACTTTATGAAGGTTGGGGACCACAATCTGAAGGTGCATAATAGGAGAAGGTACAATGACAAATTAGTTACAAACCTATTACTATTTATTTTATTGCCTCCTCTGTTAGCCAATGAGTGCCAGTCTCCGGGAGCGGCTGAAGAAAACACGGCGTTCCTTTAATGCTCCTTTCATTGTGCCAAAGCGATTAAAGGTTGACTGTGAGGGTGAGGGCGAGGAGAATTCAGAGACTGGTACAGACCTGGGTATCAGCCAGCTTACAGCTGAAACTCCTGCTGCTGGCAGTGGTGTGAACATGAAGACTGAGAGCCCTCGCAAGAAGGCAGTGGATGAATGGCATGAGATGGgtgcagagggggaggggttgcgTCCAGGACCCTCCCAAGCAGCCTTGCGAAATGCCTGGACTCCTGCCAAGTCACCAAGACATTATCCAGTGACAGTGAGTGCTGAACAGCAGGAGCTACTTGAGGAAAAGGATAGACTTCAAAGAGAAGTGGAAAAGAAAGAGGAGCTTCTTCGCAGGTTGAAAATGGTTCAGATGTACAGGGCAAAGGTAGGTGGTCGGCCCTACTGACTGTTGATTCCTGGGTACGTTCCACGTGACAGTTCACCCCACGGCATGTTGGAAACCCAGCAATTCTATTCATACCTTGTTAGTCTGAGCTCCATTAAAACTAGGACACAAGctttcactcccccaccccaccccaaatgcTACAACTGTTACTGGCATGGCACCCTGATTGTAGCAAAGACAACCCAAGGTGCATCATGAGAGCATTATCAAATTAAAAAATTGAGCCAGAGCCACATTGGGTCCTAAACATGATCAAAAGTTTGGCCATAGGCATAGAGGTATGTTTTAAGAAGTGTCAGAGGAGGAGAAAGGGGcaggagatttagggagggaattccagagcctggggcccaggcagctgaatgcCAAGCTGCCAGTGGTGGGATAATTAGTTCTGCGATGAAAATGAAAAAGTATTGGGGAAATGCAGAGATCACGGAAATGGGGGTAAATTAGGGGAAGATGACAGCTTTAAACACTTCTCTGGGTGCCgcgtaggtcagtgagcacagggatTGTGGATGAGTGAGAATTGTTGTGAGTTAGGTCATTGAGAGTACCTCAGGTTTACAGAGTCACGTGAGGGAGACAGTCAGGAATATGTTGCTTAAGGCTAGAGATAACAAAAGTAGATGACTTGAGGCAGGAGTGGAGTTGGGTTGTAGAGATGGGCATAAGTGGTCTTAGTGAAGGCATGGATTTGAGATTTGAAACTTAACCTGGgatcaacccagataagtgtgaagtggttcattttggtaggtcaagtatgttggtggaatatagtcttaatggtagaactctcggcagtgtggaggatcagagggatcttggggtccgagtccataggacgctcaaagtggcagtgcaggttgactctgtggttaagaaggcatatggtgtattgtccttcatcaatcggggaattgaatttaggagccgtgaggtattgttgcagctatataggtccctggtcagaccccacttggagtaatgtgctcagttctggttgcctcactacaggaaggatgtggaagccatagagagggtgcagaggagatttacaaggatgttgcctgggatgcggaggatgcctcatgaaagcaggttgagggaacttggccacttctcggagagacggaggatgaggggggacctgatagaggtgtataagatgatgagaggtattggtaggttagatagaggcttttccctagggctgaattgatggccacaagaggacataggtttaaggtgctggggagtagatatagaggagatgtcgggggtaagtttttttactcagagagtggtgagtgcgtggaatgggctgccggaaattgtggtggaggcggatacgataggatctttcaagagactgttggatcggtacatggagctgagtaaaatagagggctatgggtaagcctagtaatttctagggtagggacatgttcggcacagctttgtgggccgaagggcctgaattgtgctgtaattgttctatgttctatcagataTGATGCCAAGGTTGTGACAGTTTGTTTCAGCTTCAGATGGCTGCTGGTGAGAGGAATGGAACCAGTGGCTGGAAAATGCGGTTTGTAACGAACCAAAGGCAGTGGTCTACTCGTTCCAATGTTTTGGAGGGATTTTCTGCTCATTCATTCCTGGATGTCAGATGAGTTATGGAGATGTGGAGCTTCCTTAAAGCTGGATGTCATGTTAGAGTAGAAACTGAAGCTGTTTTTGGATGATGCAAAGATGGAATGTAGGTAAGAAGTAGGAGGGGGCAAAGAATAGATCCTTGGGAGGTCCAGAGGCGAGGGTGAGGAATGGATTAAAAGTCATTATGAGTGATTTTCTAGTCACCATTGGATGGCTGAGGATGAAAGGCAATGAGTGGGGTTCCAGTGGAGGTTGGTGTGTGGTCAGCTGTGACAAAGGCTGTTTTTGGGTTGACAAAGATAGAAATGATTTCTGACTGTCATGTAAGGTATCATTGGTGATTTTGATAGGGCCAGATTAGACCAGGACAAAATACCCATTGTACCCATGGTGCCCTTCATTGTAGATTAGAACAGTGGCGACTTGGCTGTACTGAGCcacattctattttctttcatgCATCTCACTGGATTGACTTTATATTTTCTGGGCTCTGTACCACAACAGCTTGTACTTGGCCATGATTGCCACTATCCTGCAGGGTGTGAAAATAAGATCTGGTGAGATTGGGCACTTGGACTGGGGCAATGGCAGAGAACAGATTCTGCCCATTTCCATGTCACTTTTCCGTTGCACTTCTGCATCTATTGCTTCCCTATAATGACGCTGCATTAAATGTCATTTGTCAGACCCAGCTTGTGTTCTGGCTGTTACTGAACCTTAAGATCTTTAACTGATAAAGTGATGAAAGTTGCTGGATGTCTGAATTTATTAGTGTTGGCATTATCTACAGGGGAGCAATTTGTAGATAATCCTTGGTGTCAGCTGTCATGTGATGAATTTGATCTAGAAGTAGTATTTCTCATGTGATTTAAGGTTTTTAAAGCCTTTGCTTGAACAATGTGCCCATCACAGGGTTTGAAGTTCTTTGGGGATGGTGGCAGTTGAGTAAGATCTCCTTAACAAAGGGTTGCTCTTGCTCAGAGGATGGGACAGGGCCAGTCGTGAGAACAGATAGAGACCAATTCAGGTCTTGAGTGATGCAATTAAAATGGATGCTTTGTTTTGTAGGGACTACTCCTGCTGTTGACTGTCAGGCTCCATTCTGGCATCACAGAATAATGATTAAAGAGCCTGATCTTGCATTTCCAAGTTAAGGAAGGAACAGTGCTAAGAAATTAAACCCTCTGCTACTTGGTCTGTTCAATGCATATTCAGATGTGTATTTTGGATAATTTTCAATTACTAACATATTGCACCTTAGGCAGGGACGTTGTACCTTTCTCAATAACTTGCCAACATTAAAATTCTGATGTTTCTTTCAGAATAATTTGGCAGAATTGGGGTtgctgatagaaaaatggaggaagagTAGCCAAACTTTGCTTTACGAACTTCAGCTGGCCCTTTCTACTGATAGCAAGCCCACTCTCACTCAGCTCATAGACAGCTTGGCCGTGGAAGATCGactcctgcattacaacaggtTTGAAGAGGACTTCACAGATACATGAGATGACTCCTGTCCTGAGAATCGGCAGCCACATCACGACAATACAACAACCAGAACTGAGATGTAAGCCTTCATTTATCCTGCAACCTCATGTGTTCTGTGCTACTACGAGACATGCTTTATTATAAAGACTGCTCCACTGGGTTCTAAGTgtgtcctgtttttattttctgaaacTTGCCATTGTGCTTTTTCTGTTTTGAGCAAAAATGCAGTGCTGTGTGCTGTAGACCCTTCTGCAGCTGTTGCTGATGCTTCTGCAGTTGTCCAGATAGTAGTGGGGAAGGTGGCATCTTGCTTTTTGTGGATTGGCCAGTTGCCTTGCCCGGTGGTCTTCCAGGATCACTTGAAAGTTCTTCATACCAGGCAGCGTTTCTCAGCAAAGACCCCTGAAGATTTTACAGCAGGGAATATGAGCAGCAAACAATGCAAAGTTGTACATTTCATTGGTGACTTTACTAGCTGAGGAGCAGAGAGGGAGGAGTGCAGGGAGTGAGAGATCAGTGAAAGGAGTGGGAAAGCAGCCGTGATTATTGAGCTTCATGCTGTTCACAGGATGGAACTGGGGAAGATCACTTGGATACAATAAATAGAGTGACCCTAACCCTCTGCAGGAATTATAGTTGCAGGTCACTGTTAAGCTCAATAAAACATTACCAAGTGCAATCCTAGCTAACGACATATGCTGCCAAAATGCAACTTCAGCTTTTATTAGAAATCTTTATTAAGATGAATATTgggaattaatttaaataaaaggaaGTATGATGCAGGAGTTGGCTGTGATGGATTGGGAAGCATTATTTAAAGGGTTAATGGTATTTGGGCAATGGCTAGCTTTTAAAGACAACAGGTATGAATTACAACAATTGTTCATTCCTGTGGATGCAAAAAGCAAGGTGGCTCAACAGGAATTAGGGGCAGTattagatcaggaggagaaatATAAAATGGCAAGAGAAAGCAGCAAACCTGAGGACTGGGAGAGGTTAAAAGGATGAGAGCATTGATCAAGTGGGGGAAAATTGAGTAAGCTTGCAGAGAATATCAAAGCTGATGGTAAACCTTCTATagatctgcaaagagaaaagattGGTGGAAACAAATGTAGATCCCTTACAGTCAGAAAAGGGGAATTTATaacagggaacaaagaaatggcaaagcaATTAAACATGGACTTTGGTTCTGCCTGCACAAAGGAGGATGCAAATAATCTCCCAGAAATGTTGGGGAATACAGGAGGTAGTGAGACAGAGGGACTGAATGAAATTGGTACTTAGTGGGGAAATGGACTTAGAAATTGGTGGggttgaaagccaataaatcacCAAGGCCTGATAATCCACCTCCGAATACTTAGGAAGTCGCGACAAGATGCATTGCTGATGCTTTACCAAAGTTCTGTAGACTCTGGAACAGTTACAGTAGACCGGAAGATAGTTAATGTGACCCCActacttaaaacaaaaagaaagaaaatggggaattacagttagcctgacatcggtggtggggaaATGCTGGAGCTCATGATAAGAAATGTAACATCAGTCACTTGGGAAACAGGAACAGGTTTGAATAAAATCAATATGAATTTATGAAGAGGAAATGAagctggaatttttaaaaaaagatgtaattGACAGAACAGATGAGAGAGAACCTCGTAGATTagcatgcaaaattaaagcacagatTGGGGGTAGGGTACTGACGTGGAGTGAAGGTTGGTCAACAGGAAATGAAGGTCAGGAATGAATTGGTGTTTTTCCCAAGTTCCAGGCAGACTACTCAGGTACCCCAGGGATTAGTTCTTTGGTCCCAGCTATTCATGATGTGCATtagtgatttagatgagggaattagATGTAATATTTCCAGGTTGGGGTGGGTGTGAgctttgaggaggatgcagaaaagctCCAGACTGATGGATTGGGCAGAATGCATGGATGTGCAGtataatgtggacaaatgtgaaTATAGACTTTAGTCATTAGACTTTGGATCAAAGAAAGGGGATCTCATTTTATCAGGACTGGATAGATTAGATGCGGCAAAGATGTTCCTGattgtgggtgagtccaggatcagGGGGTCAGTCTGAGGATTAGGGATGTCTTGTTGggctgaaatgagaaatttcttcaccttcaAAGTGgggaacctatggaattctccatCACGGAACGTGGTTGAAGCCAAACCATGGAATATATCTGAGAAGGAGTTTTTAGTGCTAGAAGGAccaagggatatagggagaaaGCTGGGACTggggactgaatttggatgatcagccatgatcacaatggtgcagcaggcttgaaAGGACGattggtctactcttgctcctgttttctctaAGACTGATCTTTTAGTCACAGATGTATCACTTCCTTTGGAGTTTTATTCTCAATGGAATGTTGATTtgttgagaattttgaaatatttctttaaacacTTGTTATTGTTTATTTAGTGGCAAACCTTTAAATCTAATTTCCCGATCAACCTTGGACGATTCTCCCTCATAACTAGGTGATTAGTTTTAAGTTCAAGACTTTAGCTTCCAGCTGAACTGTGTCCCTCTCAAGCT harbors:
- the sfr1 gene encoding swi5-dependent recombination DNA repair protein 1 homolog, with protein sequence MTDRIYLWDLAVCKGTRRRGSTTCRERARSLQRMRRQDLRLQIPESTARDRRRRSGRWRWAGNGGCECWSHEEQRARMESTTFGSPCESSSVDQFSTSIQTPVHTNTVVKTPMSASLRERLKKTRRSFNAPFIVPKRLKVDCEGEGEENSETGTDLGISQLTAETPAAGSGVNMKTESPRKKAVDEWHEMGAEGEGLRPGPSQAALRNAWTPAKSPRHYPVTVSAEQQELLEEKDRLQREVEKKEELLRRLKMVQMYRAKNNLAELGLLIEKWRKSSQTLLYELQLALSTDSKPTLTQLIDSLAVEDRLLHYNRFEEDFTDT